In Tachysurus fulvidraco isolate hzauxx_2018 chromosome 1, HZAU_PFXX_2.0, whole genome shotgun sequence, a single window of DNA contains:
- the LOC113657049 gene encoding fibulin-1-like isoform X2: MSCTDVNECVLPAGLAHCVFGCVNTPGSFYCLCPAGYSTNVTDGHCEDTDECMENSGLGPCANACVNTPGSFHCVCSNGYQLAGDGMSCVPECPPGYRRKRPDPLVGNSTSLPCVDINECEAMEQMQQHQQHKCEWKCVNLPGTHRCICPRGYTQHPNGYQCKDINECTVRNAGCSHICLNHRGGYRCACPENYRVSSYSRKKCQPV; the protein is encoded by the exons ATGTCCTGCAccg ATGTGAACGAGTGTGTGCTGCCTGCTGGCTTGGCTCATTGTGTGTTTGGCTGCGTTAACACACCAGGTAGTTTTTACTGTCTCTGTCCTGCTGGGTATAGCACGAACGTCACAGACGGCCATTGTGAAG ATACAGATGAATGCATGGAGAACTCGGGTCTCGGACCATGTGCGAACGCGTGTGTGAACACACCAGGTTCTTTCCACTGTGTCTGTTCAAACGGATATCAGCTCGCTGGGGATGGGATGAGCTGCGTTCCCGAGTGTCCACCAGGATACCGCAGAAAACGTCCTGACCCGCTGGTAGGAAATTCAACCTCGCTGCCGTGCGTCG atatTAACGAGTGTGAAGCGATGGAGCAAATGCAACAGCACCAGCAGCACAAGTGTGAATGGAAGTGTGTTAACTTGCCAGGCACACACCGCTGCATCTGTCCACGTGGATACACACAGCATCCAAATGGATACCAGTGCAAAG atattAATGAATGTACAGTGAGGAATGCTGGCTGCTCCCACATTTGCCTGAACCACAGAGGTGGCTACAGATGCGCTTGTCCTGAAAATTACCGGGTCTCTTCTTACAGCAGGAAGAAATGCCAGCCAGTTTAA
- the LOC113657049 gene encoding fibulin-1-like isoform X1 — protein sequence MLFHPSAGFCDSYLSVPDVNECVLPAGLAHCVFGCVNTPGSFYCLCPAGYSTNVTDGHCEDTDECMENSGLGPCANACVNTPGSFHCVCSNGYQLAGDGMSCVPECPPGYRRKRPDPLVGNSTSLPCVDINECEAMEQMQQHQQHKCEWKCVNLPGTHRCICPRGYTQHPNGYQCKDINECTVRNAGCSHICLNHRGGYRCACPENYRVSSYSRKKCQPV from the exons ATGTTGTTCCATCCATCAGCTGGATTCTGTGACTCGTATCTCTCTGTTCCAGATGTGAACGAGTGTGTGCTGCCTGCTGGCTTGGCTCATTGTGTGTTTGGCTGCGTTAACACACCAGGTAGTTTTTACTGTCTCTGTCCTGCTGGGTATAGCACGAACGTCACAGACGGCCATTGTGAAG ATACAGATGAATGCATGGAGAACTCGGGTCTCGGACCATGTGCGAACGCGTGTGTGAACACACCAGGTTCTTTCCACTGTGTCTGTTCAAACGGATATCAGCTCGCTGGGGATGGGATGAGCTGCGTTCCCGAGTGTCCACCAGGATACCGCAGAAAACGTCCTGACCCGCTGGTAGGAAATTCAACCTCGCTGCCGTGCGTCG atatTAACGAGTGTGAAGCGATGGAGCAAATGCAACAGCACCAGCAGCACAAGTGTGAATGGAAGTGTGTTAACTTGCCAGGCACACACCGCTGCATCTGTCCACGTGGATACACACAGCATCCAAATGGATACCAGTGCAAAG atattAATGAATGTACAGTGAGGAATGCTGGCTGCTCCCACATTTGCCTGAACCACAGAGGTGGCTACAGATGCGCTTGTCCTGAAAATTACCGGGTCTCTTCTTACAGCAGGAAGAAATGCCAGCCAGTTTAA